The genomic window TCCATGATCTCCGATCATCTATTCGAACTACGGataaaaaagtcaaacttttgccTTCTCTCGTGTCCACCCGGTCAACGTTTTATTCTCTCCAATTTCAGGGTATAATTCACTCTTGACACAGGCAGTTGAACAAGGCTGCCCTTTACTAGTTTAAGCATTTTTCAGGCATACACTTGGAACTGGAAAATACTCAAGTCGATGAACCAAATTGCCCAGTACTAGTTCCATTCCTTTCACGCAAACACTTGGAACTCAAAAGTGTTTGAAATTTAGTTTTATTTCTACCTTTAAATATACAAGGTTTGAAGCATGTGGAGCTTTGGAGCCTCCTTGGCTGCCGCCACAGCCTTGCCCTGCTCCTTAACCGGTCATGTGTTTGGGTTTTTGTAGAAGCATCTGCTTTGTAGACAACATCTTCTACTTCTGGTAGACATATCGTTTCGCCCCTGTTGTGACACAACTTAGCATTTTGTGCTATGATGAATGAATATGTAGGGAACATGGTGCTTGTGTCAAAGTATTTCATAAAGATGGTACTCCCTCCGTCTATAAATGTAAGgtgtattttatttaaaaaaatcaaattttataagttttggccaataattagtcaaattgtacaaatttagtatataaaaattattccaataGGTTCGTATTTCAAAATACTTTTAAGATGTTGTTGAATTTGTCGCATTTGAcaatatattgtaagagaaattaatggttaaagtttatTTTAGATGACTTTTCCAAAATACAATAGGTCATACATTTATGACTTGGAGGGAGTATATGTTAGGAAACTCGAGACAACTTGCCGGCACAGAGTGAGTTTACTCTACTTTCAATCCAAAGTACAGTATCTGTGTCGTCGTATTGGATAGCAAAATACAAAACGATTTGCTCACATCTAGACATAGCAAAATATATAGTTTCTTCAAATAAATTGATGCCATACCATGTGAAGAGTACCAAAGCGAATCATACCTCGCTAGCCCTGGCTGGCGGAGCAAGCAGTCGATTGCCTTTGATCTTGCCATCTCCTCCATAAGTTGCATGCCACTACCATTTATATGTTCGTATTCTTCAGACATAAGGCTAATACCCGGCGGGCCTGCATCCGAGATATGAGGCGCGATGGAAAATTGCAGATAAAGAAGTGGTGCGTTTATGCCCACTACTTCATCGGTTGAGCTATGCAACATGTACTCCCGCGCTGAAATCCAGCAACTGAAACTGATTAAAATAACTGGCTCTGGAACTCCGTGTGATGACTCTGACGAGACAATGTTGTTAGCGCAACATATTGGATCTGGGCGCCAGCCTTCTGTAACTCTTACAATATATTCTTCATGCTGACCCAACGGAGCAGCATATGAATGGGAAATGTCTTGTAAACTAGATAGCAGAGTGATTTCTTCTCCTATCGTGGATTCAGTCACAAAATTGAATTGGGATGCCAGTAACTGCAAGCACCTAATAGCAGTCTCAACTATGCTTGTACCTTGAGAGATTCGTAGATACAGTTGTAGATTTAAATTTTTTGCTGGCATCTTACGATCCTCGTAGCTGTAAACTAGCTCTACCTCTACGCCACGCCCTTCCGAACATACGGGCCATATGCAAATATAGCGTGATTGGCTTCCTCTCACCATTTTATGCATGAGAGTTTTCCCTTCAAGAAGATGCCTTTCAAGAGGGTAGCGAAAGATGCCGCCGTTCCGGAGTGGACAGCCGGACTCCACGTCTATCACAAACTTTTCAGCACAATCTGCGAGCCATTCGTACCTTCGGACAACGGACGAACTCAAGTGCTCCTCCTTGCTCAAGCCAAGAAGAGATGACATGGAGGAATTTCTTGCACGCCCAATAATCCGTTCAAGGAAGGGGACGGAGGATCGCGTTACCTCTTGTCCGATACCGTGCTTGTGcttgttgagcaagcttgtgcCCTCGTTGTAGGCTCGCTCGATCACCTTCCTGCGACGAAGCAGCGAGATGTATGTGATTGGCACCTTCCCGGTCCTCTCAAGAACAAACTCCACCTGAGAGAGTAGCATCTCGAGCCTCTGGATGCCGTGCCCTGCGGACGCCTTCTCCTCCAACTTGTTTGAGATGTACGATGACACTCCGCTCACGCCCTCCTGAGCAACGGCCGAAGCCACCACTCCCACCATTTCCGCCATTATTGGGTGACGAGCTAATCGACCATAGTTCCTACCTATTTCTACGCATAGTAAAGTAGCGAGAAAGGCAGATGATATTTCCTACGAAAGTGTCGAGAAAGGCAGAGGATAGTTCCTACCTATTTCTACACATAGCAGTAGCAGGCTATTTAGAAATGGCAAGGAAAGTAGCGAGAAAGGCAGAGGAAATTTCTTACCTAGTTCCTAACACGGAGGTGGCGACGACTGCGGATTCCTAAACGCGACGACAGAAACACAAGTGGTCGATGCATTATCATCTTTACCAGCCACGGAAATTGAATTTGAGGAAATAAGTGAAAAAGAGGCATTTGGAATTTTGGATGCTCAGaacgttaaaaaaaattacagggGAATAGAAGAGTAAAAGGAACATGTTGGGCCAAGACAAATAGCCCATTACAGCCCAACTACCGGTTCAGACTTTTCCTGAAAGCATTCAATTTTAGTTCGGGTTCAGACTTTTACTGCACTAGTTTGGTCACATGGTGAATGAACTGAAGAATAGTTCAAACAATTCTGTGAGTCAAATATGAACTAAATGCTGTTGAGCTGTCCTGTTATTCATGCATAGATTGCTATAAGGAACAACTAACTACTGGGAACCAAGAGCATCTGAACTACCTATCGTGAAATATTACTATTCTTTGTAACCAACATGCATGGCTGCATCCGTTCTGCACCCTAGTTGCTGGCTTGCTGCTAGTTTCCAATGAACACAAGATCACAGCTTATCGAGTCGGATGATTCAGACATGGAAATTGTAATGCTGGAAATGGACATTTACCGGTTGAGGAATCACAACGACAAAGCCTGGAAAGATAGCCTAATGTCAGGAAGAAAGTAGGAGACTTTAGACTAGTAAGCTTGCTTGT from Phragmites australis chromosome 14, lpPhrAust1.1, whole genome shotgun sequence includes these protein-coding regions:
- the LOC133889954 gene encoding uncharacterized protein LOC133889954 isoform X1, producing the protein MAEMVGVVASAVAQEGVSGVSSYISNKLEEKASAGHGIQRLEMLLSQVEFVLERTGKVPITYISLLRRRKVIERAYNEGTSLLNKHKHGIGQEVTRSSVPFLERIIGRARNSSMSSLLGLSKEEHLSSSVVRRYEWLADCAEKFVIDVESGCPLRNGGIFRYPLERHLLEGKTLMHKMVRGSQSRYICIWPVCSEGRGVEVELVYSYEDRKMPAKNLNLQLYLRISQGTSIVETAIRCLQLLASQFNFVTESTIGEEITLLSSLQDISHSYAAPLGQHEEYIVRVTEGWRPDPICCANNIVSSESSHGVPEPVILISFSCWISAREYMLHSSTDEVVGINAPLLYLQFSIAPHISDAGPPGISLMSEEYEHINGSGMQLMEEMARSKAIDCLLRQPGLARGETICLPEVEDVVYKADASTKTQTHDRLRSRARLWRQPRRLQSSTCFKPCIFKGRNKTKFQTLLSSKCLRERNGTSTGQFGSST
- the LOC133889954 gene encoding uncharacterized protein LOC133889954 isoform X2, which produces MAEMVGVVASAVAQEGVSGVSSYISNKLEEKASAGHGIQRLEMLLSQVEFVLERTGKVPITYISLLRRRKVIERAYNEGTSLLNKHKHGIGQEVTRSSVPFLERIIGRARNSSMSSLLGLSKEEHLSSSVVRRYEWLADCAEKFVIDVESGCPLRNGGIFRYPLERHLLEGKTLMHKMVRGSQSRYICIWPVCSEGRGVEVELVYSYEDRKMPAKNLNLQLYLRISQGTSIVETAIRCLQLLASQFNFVTESTIGEEITLLSSLQDISHSYAAPLGQHEEYIVRVTEGWRPDPICCANNIVSSESSHGVPEPVILISFSCWISAREYMLHSSTDEVVGINAPLLYLQFSIAPHISDAGPPGISLMSEEYEHINGSGMQLMEEMARSKAIDCLLRQPGLARNAEGWCYPRSHSRHAPDIRSLLKNVCNDEH